In a genomic window of Bordetella petrii:
- a CDS encoding DUF932 domain-containing protein, producing MSLASRFAPQSPILRSDRPLSDDRIRAIAPSIFADAPHGSRSERYAYIPTSTVLAKLRQEGFEPFMVCQTRVRNEDRREHTKHLIRLRHASQINGDEANEIILLNSHDGTSSYQMLAGMFRFVCHNGLVCGDTTADIRVPHKGDVASQVIEGAYEVLEGFERVKDSRDAMRTITLDEGEAEIFAHSALALKYDDPAKPTPVTERQLLAPRRWDDRRDDLWAVFNRVQENLVKGGLNGRSANGRNQRTRPVQGIDQNLRLNRALWLLAEGMRQLKA from the coding sequence ATGTCTCTGGCATCCCGTTTTGCTCCGCAGTCCCCGATCCTGCGCTCAGATCGCCCGCTCTCGGACGACCGCATTCGCGCCATTGCTCCATCAATCTTCGCCGACGCTCCGCATGGGAGCCGATCCGAGCGGTATGCCTACATACCGACCTCGACCGTGCTCGCCAAGCTGCGCCAGGAGGGTTTCGAGCCCTTCATGGTGTGCCAGACGCGCGTGCGCAACGAGGATCGGCGCGAGCACACCAAGCATCTCATCCGACTTCGCCATGCCAGCCAGATCAACGGCGACGAGGCGAACGAGATCATCCTGCTCAACAGCCACGACGGCACGAGCAGTTACCAGATGCTGGCAGGCATGTTCAGATTCGTCTGCCACAACGGCCTGGTCTGCGGCGATACCACCGCCGACATCCGTGTCCCGCACAAGGGGGATGTGGCCAGCCAGGTGATCGAAGGCGCCTACGAAGTCCTTGAAGGCTTCGAGCGCGTGAAGGACTCGCGCGATGCGATGCGCACCATCACCCTCGATGAGGGCGAAGCAGAAATCTTCGCGCACTCAGCGCTGGCACTCAAGTACGACGATCCTGCCAAGCCGACGCCTGTCACGGAGCGTCAACTGCTCGCGCCCAGGCGCTGGGACGACCGCAGGGATGACCTGTGGGCCGTCTTCAACCGTGTCCAAGAGAACCTCGTCAAGGGGGGCCTGAATGGACGCTCGGCCAATGGCCGCAATCAGCGCACCCGCCCGGTGCAAGGCATCGACCAGAACCTGCGCCTGAACCGGGCGTTGTGGCTCCTGGCCGAAGGCATGCGCCAGCTCAAGGCGTGA
- the ltrA gene encoding group II intron reverse transcriptase/maturase, protein MTTQEIACAGAPSRESVTWHSIDWATCHREVRRLQARIVKATREGKHGKVKALQWILTHSFSGKALAVRRVTENQGKKTPGVDGITWSTPEAKSQAMLSIKRRGYRPQPLKRVYIPKANGKMRPLGIPTMKDRAMQALYLLALEPVAETTADRSSFGFRPERSTADAIGLCFTQLALKRSPKWILEGDIKGCFDNISHDWLMGHIPTDREILSKWLKAGYMEDRQLFPTEAGTPQGGIISPTLANLVLDGLEAKLEAVFGRARYINGKQTRLAVNYVRYADDFIVTARSKELLEQEVMPLVEEFMRERGLTLSPEKTKITHIDEGFDFLGQNIRKYDGKLLIKPSKANVATFLGKVRAAIKGNKAVNQQELIRLLNPMIRGWANYHQHVVSSATFAYVDHEIWKALWRWAVRRHSQKGARWIKRRYFHAVGDRSWVFAEATGERFPDGSPILKSLRYAVDTPIRRHRPIKLEANPFDPVWETYFEERVSLKMQNSLKGKRKLINLWLDQDRRCPICRELITQESGWHVHHLIRRVDGGKDGSTNLIMVHPTCHNQIHANGLKVVKPVRESGL, encoded by the coding sequence ATGACTACGCAAGAAATTGCTTGCGCGGGTGCGCCCTCACGCGAATCGGTCACATGGCACAGCATCGACTGGGCTACGTGTCACCGTGAAGTGCGAAGGCTCCAAGCGCGTATCGTAAAGGCGACACGGGAAGGAAAACACGGCAAGGTGAAAGCCCTGCAGTGGATTCTGACCCACTCGTTCAGCGGCAAAGCATTGGCCGTCAGACGAGTCACCGAGAACCAAGGCAAAAAGACGCCGGGTGTGGATGGCATCACATGGTCCACTCCGGAAGCCAAGTCTCAAGCCATGTTGTCAATCAAGCGGCGCGGGTATCGTCCCCAACCGCTGAAGCGTGTCTATATTCCCAAAGCCAATGGGAAGATGCGGCCGCTGGGTATCCCGACCATGAAAGACAGGGCGATGCAGGCGCTATACCTGCTTGCTCTGGAACCCGTGGCCGAGACCACAGCGGATCGAAGCTCGTTTGGGTTTCGTCCAGAACGATCCACGGCGGATGCGATAGGGCTGTGTTTTACGCAGTTAGCTCTGAAACGCTCCCCGAAGTGGATTCTTGAAGGCGACATCAAAGGCTGCTTCGACAACATCAGCCATGACTGGCTCATGGGTCACATACCGACGGATCGAGAGATTCTGAGTAAGTGGCTCAAGGCTGGGTACATGGAAGATCGGCAACTTTTCCCAACCGAAGCCGGTACCCCGCAAGGGGGCATCATCTCGCCAACCCTGGCGAATCTCGTCTTGGACGGACTGGAAGCCAAACTAGAAGCCGTGTTCGGTAGAGCACGGTATATCAATGGCAAACAGACCCGTCTGGCTGTCAATTATGTGCGCTACGCGGACGACTTCATTGTGACGGCACGTTCGAAAGAGCTACTGGAGCAGGAGGTCATGCCGCTTGTCGAGGAATTCATGCGGGAACGAGGGCTCACGCTCTCACCCGAGAAGACCAAGATCACGCATATAGACGAGGGCTTCGATTTCCTAGGCCAGAACATCCGCAAGTACGACGGGAAGTTGTTAATCAAACCGTCGAAAGCGAATGTGGCAACCTTCCTCGGGAAAGTTCGCGCCGCGATCAAAGGAAACAAAGCGGTAAATCAACAAGAGTTGATTCGACTTCTTAATCCAATGATTCGGGGCTGGGCAAACTATCATCAGCACGTCGTGTCTTCTGCGACGTTTGCCTATGTCGATCATGAGATTTGGAAAGCGTTGTGGCGATGGGCCGTTAGGCGGCACTCACAGAAGGGAGCGAGGTGGATTAAACGCCGCTACTTCCATGCCGTGGGTGACCGTAGCTGGGTATTCGCTGAGGCAACGGGGGAACGATTCCCGGATGGGAGTCCAATCCTGAAGTCTTTGCGGTATGCAGTCGATACGCCCATTCGGCGACACCGACCGATCAAGTTGGAAGCCAATCCATTCGACCCCGTGTGGGAGACGTATTTCGAGGAGCGTGTAAGCCTCAAGATGCAGAACTCACTAAAGGGAAAGAGGAAGCTCATCAACCTCTGGTTGGATCAGGATCGTCGTTGTCCAATCTGCCGCGAGTTGATCACGCAGGAGTCGGGGTGGCATGTCCATCACCTAATCCGGCGGGTCGATGGCGGAAAGGACGGGAGCACCAATCTCATCATGGTGCATCCGACCTGCCATAACCAAATCCACGCCAACGGTCTCAAGGTGGTGAAGCCGGTTCGCGAAAGCGGGCTTTGA
- a CDS encoding DUF3577 domain-containing protein: MSTTSNEKSYFDLHTSGIGYIQRAREVPVRGGRRAQPFLACTIAALVGSAKDPSYRYFDVKVSGAEAKKLVERYIGVDDPKQRPLVRFRLGDLWGDAYIRDKGEQKGQAAASLKARLLKAEPLDRAELASIRQHELVTRGIGYLSRPKDVTPKDGDPFLSCTVAALAGPVDEPEYRYFDSIVTTPEAEHLVRRCVQAIEGDCKVLIAFRLNDMKIDPYIRTKGERAGEPAASLDSTLIHIGLIKIDGTKVYPTSPAQADSPPAQDAPAPEAEDAAPAADQPAEPAECEPEGEVEEQEPALAASF, encoded by the coding sequence ATGAGCACCACGTCCAACGAGAAATCGTATTTCGACCTCCACACCTCGGGCATCGGTTACATCCAGCGTGCCCGTGAAGTGCCTGTTCGGGGCGGCCGCCGTGCGCAGCCTTTCCTGGCATGCACCATCGCCGCGCTGGTCGGTTCCGCAAAGGATCCCAGCTATCGCTATTTCGACGTCAAGGTCTCGGGTGCCGAGGCCAAGAAGCTGGTCGAGCGCTACATCGGCGTTGACGATCCCAAGCAGCGCCCACTGGTGCGCTTTCGCCTCGGCGACCTGTGGGGCGATGCGTATATCCGCGACAAGGGTGAGCAGAAAGGCCAAGCCGCCGCGTCCCTCAAGGCGCGACTGCTCAAGGCCGAGCCGCTTGACCGGGCCGAACTGGCTTCGATCAGGCAGCACGAGCTGGTCACCCGCGGCATCGGCTACCTCAGCCGTCCGAAGGACGTCACACCCAAAGATGGCGACCCGTTCCTCTCTTGCACCGTCGCCGCTCTGGCCGGGCCTGTCGATGAACCGGAGTATCGGTACTTCGACAGCATCGTCACCACCCCTGAAGCCGAGCATCTGGTTCGCCGGTGCGTGCAGGCCATCGAAGGGGACTGCAAGGTGCTGATCGCTTTCCGTCTCAACGACATGAAGATCGATCCGTACATCCGCACCAAGGGTGAGCGCGCTGGGGAACCGGCCGCAAGCCTGGATTCGACACTGATCCACATCGGCCTGATCAAGATCGACGGCACCAAGGTCTATCCGACGAGCCCCGCGCAAGCAGATTCGCCGCCGGCCCAGGACGCTCCCGCGCCCGAAGCCGAGGACGCCGCCCCCGCTGCAGATCAGCCTGCCGAGCCCGCCGAGTGCGAGCCCGAAGGTGAAGTCGAGGAGCAGGAGCCGGCATTGGCTGCTTCGTTCTGA
- a CDS encoding DUF3275 family protein, translating to MTAKSAPEQSVSPIIVPGQLTLRTIRGKNGPFTVGRLATHLGTFEVKDPELEQYPEGKYDGEFIIRYIFPKSYPVGGGMRFEIRASLDGMTLYDIDKLSRDEARSFATQDLDPLDEELGAQPATTPATPAKPSKTSRPAKPAPVQASTDPLVDTTPFGVDAPTPAAATAPCSTEDGDAALFSLLWPLGESVKLDSTIDRRTLRAQIVRLGELGYALDFKTQEWSRQAELQPA from the coding sequence ATGACAGCCAAATCGGCACCCGAGCAATCGGTTTCGCCCATCATCGTCCCCGGCCAGCTCACGCTGCGTACCATCCGCGGCAAGAACGGCCCCTTCACGGTCGGACGCCTCGCCACGCACCTTGGTACGTTCGAGGTCAAGGACCCGGAGCTGGAGCAATACCCCGAAGGCAAGTACGACGGGGAGTTCATCATCAGGTACATCTTCCCGAAGTCCTACCCGGTCGGTGGCGGCATGCGCTTCGAGATCCGCGCCAGCCTGGACGGAATGACGCTCTACGACATCGACAAACTGAGCCGTGACGAAGCACGCAGCTTCGCCACCCAGGACCTCGATCCACTTGATGAAGAGCTGGGCGCACAGCCTGCAACAACACCGGCAACACCGGCCAAGCCCAGCAAAACCTCCAGGCCCGCCAAGCCCGCACCCGTACAGGCATCCACAGACCCGCTGGTCGATACCACGCCCTTCGGCGTGGATGCGCCGACGCCCGCTGCGGCAACTGCTCCCTGCAGTACCGAAGATGGCGACGCCGCGCTGTTCAGCTTGCTCTGGCCGCTGGGCGAGTCCGTGAAACTGGATTCGACCATCGACCGCCGCACCCTGCGCGCGCAGATCGTCCGCCTGGGCGAACTGGGCTACGCGCTGGACTTCAAGACGCAGGAGTGGAGCCGCCAGGCCGAACTGCAACCTGCGTAG